The DNA sequence TTTGAATATTGACAAATTTCAataccaaaaaattataaacaatattaCTCATGCttcttacatttattttaaggCATATGCATTAACTCCTTAATTTGAAAAACAGTAGAAGTAAAAGCAATTGAAACCCGAGATCTACTATGCATCCTTAATACTATGTTAAATTGACGGTGAggtaaaaaacatttatttcttATACTTAGACTTAAAAAATCGAATACGCTTCATTCTAGCCCAAGTCAATTTGTCATATGAAAACTCCAAAGCCTAAACATATAggtttttattttccaattgAATATCAGTAACTTACAAAGTATCATTTATCCTAAAACTACACAAGATAGACCATTTAATGATGACCAATCATCATTTATGTGTCTCCCTagttcaaacaaaatattgaatCCACTGTTccaattgaagaaaaaacttaattgaCCATTTATAAATTTGGAGGTTATAGAACAACAAACCAAAAATCACAAAAGAGAGAAGTATCTTAAAAAgtctaacaaaagaaaaagaaacatcaatattgtaaaatttaCTTTTAGCAATAGTTATTCATGAGTTGAGAATGTGTTATACTCATGCAAGAACGATgtcaaattatacaaaaaaatgatttatatcaCCTTTGTATAGTTTATATTGTATTATGTGCATATCCAAATGTGTAACTGAAACATTATCAtccaattataaataaaaaaataaatccagAGTTAAGGCATTGAGATTTTATAACTTGATAGCTCTTTAACTTTCGGccaaattgtttttcattttttttcggGGTTTAACATCTTcaaattctatatatatatatatatatatatatatatatatatatatatatatataatctaattattgatttttcatctaattatttttcaataatatatacttcaaaatattaagctataattttctgaaaaaatgagAACATTAACGTTTAGTTATTACACTTTTTTATTCTATACTTCTTCCATTCTATTTTATGGAGGTTTGATGGGTTAGGGAATGTTATGGATTTTTTGAATATACTCTTTATCTGTctacttaattattaattaaagataattctgaaaaaaaaacattaatacactactaaagtaataaaaatataattaattttttttttcaaaaacgtaTGGAATTGAGGAagtgaatatttaattataggTATGTGTCCAAATGTGACTAAAAAATCTTATATTGGATATagtagacaaagttaaacactttctataaatattcataatatcattgtttaaggttttttttctaaaattgatgtCAAATGCATAGAACTATAATTCATCCAATGACTTTTAATTGTATgatgaaatatatgaataacccacgtataatgaaatatatgatacaatttttttaaaattaaattaacaacaTAAATCATCatgtattataataattaataattattttttaataataacccaaatttattaaaagtatacAAAACATTTTAAATCACATGTCAATTCAaacaaatttagaattaaattaagATCTGACGCCATTTGATTGTGTTCCCTCTTCTACCGTTCTTTTTGCTGAAAGAGTTGcactaaaagataaaagatatactTGGACAATGACAAACTTGTTCTtagtaacaattatttttaatatgtaagaTTGGAATATTTGAATTTCAGTTTTACTGTACTaagttttagtttttattttttttaaataaccaCTTTTGATTTGTAATACTGTATAACACTAGATAATTAAGTATTAAAAAGATGTTAATTAACAATTGatacttaaaaagaaaagactCTTAtgattcataaatttttttaatttatttatcttaaaataagtgtcaaagattataaaatagtgattgaaaattttgagaaatgaaaacaaaaaaaaattataaggaataaaattaaaaatcttataaagatgaagaataataattttgaattctataaaactgaaaaattaaaattagaaataatagaCAGTGTACCTTAAGCGAATTTCAACGTTTAATATATCAATATCTGTGATATGAAGCCAGCTTTTTCATCTCATCAAGCTgagactaattataataatcCATTTGTGTATTAATAATAGATATGGTTCCACTTAGAAggctaaaataaaaattcacttattttataaagattaaaattaatcatttgaaattttataaaaataaaaaacaaaagaaacttCATCTGTAAGGATTATATTTGGTAATAAAATTGAGTGAAAGCTTAAAATCATGACCAAAAAACTTTAGTGAAACTAACCCTTAGTTAAAAAGttgtcaaataataaatattaattattaaactatatCGTAATATTAGgtaattgcatttttttataactttaaattgttttttaaatttttttcgtaatccaaattatttatataaattaaaattaaaattatatttatgtaaacagatattttttattataatttaaataattatcattttcactaattaaaactataatgaACTATATAACACTGAATtgaatcaataatttaaaaaggcGTAACAGTGAAATAAggattaaaaaactaaataaatataaatagacaTTAAGGTTCTACTTTAAcagataaaataacaaattttaattttattaaataaataattttaaaaaataaatgaaatgccACAGCTGGAGATTCTCTTCACTGCATGCTCTTCAGTTCTTATGATAAGTGGGCCTCTCAATCTTTTGTTTCATAGCCCATGAATCTCTATCACACTCTTGTTACTTTCTTTCTGCTCCCTTTTCGATTCCTTTTTCTGGCAGAAAAATCGAAATCCCATTTCACTTCCATtgcaattattattaatgtatttccCAAACAGAAAATGAAAGCCGTTCCTTCATTcaactaataataattcaacACCCATTAGATATTCAAGCAACACGTTCTTCGCACGCTACACACCTGGCTCGTACGTGTCTCACCTTAATCAAATTTTCAGTCACAGTCACAAAATCCGCATTACCCAGACCTACGTTGAATTCAACTCTGgaaaaatatctaagtaaataACATTTTCTTACCCTAAAATGCTATAATACTCGCACGTGCTTGACCCCACTTGCTACGATCTAGCGGTGCGTGAGCATGAAATTCACGCTGCATGCCACGTGTTGCCATGCTGCAGGCTCAGGAGAAGCTCCACGCTGCTACAAATAACGCTACTCACATCACCTTCCTTCAAGCCAAACACTCTCTCTATGCACTAACAACATTCACTCTCTCGTCACTGTTCTTCACAACTCTTCTGTAACCGGTGAGTCACTTTAACTTTCTCTATAACAATTCATGTTTCGTACTAATTTTCTCACACTACCACACATTTTGTTCAATTGTTTAGATCTTAAGCATTTTCTCTCAATACATGGGAAGGTATCGGTGTATTGTTGATGTATATCGGTTTGATCTGTTTGACTAGTTACTGTCATTGTTATCGTTTGTTGTTAGTGGTGAATTTTTGGTGTTGCATGCAGAAAGCACAAGCATGGCAACGGTGTCGATGGCATCCTACGCGGCGTCAAAAGGCGCGTGGAGTATGGAGACGGAGGTGAAATCATCGGTTCAGGTGAACCTGAATCGGCAGGATTTGAAATATGATGGGTTGAGATCTCTGGACAAAGTCCATGTGCGAAGCACGCATGCGAGCAAAAAGAGAAGCTCTTTGTATGCCAAAAGTGGGCGTGAGAAGGTTTCGGAGAAGATCGAGTGCGGGATGAACTTGATCTTCGTGGGAGCTGAGGTGGCACCTTGGAGTAAAACTGGAGGACTCGGTGATGTTCTGGGAGGTCTTCCACCAGCTTTGGCTGTAAGTGgattaattgattgatttattTCTCTTAAGTGGTTTAATTGTTTTCTTATTAAACTGTCATTAAACcatgattaaattaaatcaactataaaaattaatgtataagACTTTGTGGAGAAAATCTAAATTAGATATGTAGAAGGTGTTCCAATAAATGAGCTCAAAGGCCTAAAACTCTAATAATAGTTTTAGTAGTTAGAAAAAAGATGTACAAATCGAGGAATAGattgcataaaataaaataaagagtgcttattatattatatttattattattttttatgatttaattatttagtttttttcttttttgtttgttctttcGTTCTTagtatattttgattttaatttgtaaaaattaataatttaatatttatttttcaaaaattaatacaatttaattatttaacttgagataaattatggatttttttatcaaatataacattaaaattataaattatgttaattacattataaaaacaaactattattattaacaaaatcaattttttatgaaaaattcttaatattttttaataaatttaacagaAAAGATGAGTCCTTGAGTTCATACAGAGAAACATAAAAATTCATATCaatattcttattattcttcttttctattatattaCCTTATGttaatgagttaaaatttaatatttattttagttgtaattttatatatttatttaaatataaatatgtattattaatttCTATAATCTATGTAATTTGAATAAAGTTggtgttaaaataatataattcgaAGACTtgcataaaaaagaaaagaaaaattatgttgCAGTGTGTATGTGATTATTTTAAGTGGATTAATAAATTATCTTTGCTATCTTTGGTACTATTGTTGTAGGGGTAACATAATAGTAGTTTTgtggttaaaaatattaaaaatttaaaatataattaaggaaaaaaaaataacatgaaatataaaatatattatatttataattcatgATTTTAACCCAGTTTTGTACTATTTGATAAAGGGGCATGGACACCGTGTTATGACAGTGTCACCGCGCTACGACCAATATAAGGATGCATGGGACACTAGTGTGACGGTGGAGGTAACTTTCTTTTGTTCTCGTCATGTATCTGTACAAATCTAAGTAACTCTTGGTTCTTGATTGAActgtttcatttttattttttcttttcgtaGGTCAAAGTTGCTGATAGAATAGAGACTGTTCGTTTCTTCCACTGCTACAAGCGAGGTGTTGATCGTGTTTTTGTGGACCACCCTTGTTTCCTTGCCAAGGTTATATACTTTTGTTGGCATGAATATTTATAAGATAGAATACACCGTAACACCTTCAAATTAAACTAAGCATTTCTCttacattttgattttaaaaggTGTGGGGCAAGACCGGTTCTAAACTCTACGGCCCTAGAGCTGGAGTGGATTATGAAGATAACCAACTTCGATTCAGCTTGTTATGCCAGGTAACTTCCCCTATAGTTTAACCtgcacaattttttatttatgatagaGTACATAGCCTATAGCTCATAAGTAATGTTACCGCGGTAATTCGCTTCCCTTACGGCTAACACACGCAATTGTCTGAATCATATCTACACATGCTCCCTCTGTTTCAATTGATTTAATTTCTCAAAGAAAGGCCAACTTGTATTGAAACATGTAACATTGTCGACTATCTCAACGGCCATTTGCAGTGTTAATTCGTTATCCTGATTACATTTTGAGATCATGGATTTGAATTGACTCTGATATTTGTTGACTCTGGATATGACGTTATCAATGTGTTCAACAACTTTCAGGCTGCACTTGAGGCACCAAGGGTTTTGAACTTAAACAGCAACAAATATTTCTCGGGACCATATGGTATGGCTCTCTTGTTAATTCCCTGATCTTCGATATTCGGTTAAGAAAAACCTTTAAAGTTGGTTTACAAGCTTTCTCTGTCTTGGGGCAGGTGAAGATGTGATCTTTATTGCCAATGATTGGCACACTGCTCTTCTTCCATGCTACTTGAAATCAATGTATCAGAACAGGGGGATTTATAGACACGCAAAGGTGAGGATTTTATTTACTTTCTGCACGTTTGTCTTCATCAATCACCATTTAATCTTTCCAGGGAAAACTCACTTTCCTTGGTCCAATCATGGCAGGTTGCATTCTGTATTCATAACATAGCCTACCAGGGTAGGCATGCCTTTGAAGACTTCCCTCTTCTCAATTTACCAAATGAATACAGGAGCGCTTTTGACTTTACTGATGGGTAAGACACCGTTATCTGTTCCGAAAAAACTTACATGTcctaaatttagtattttatttatacactTGACTTCTACACATCTAACATCGTTAATATACTCATGCTTCATTCTCAGACATCTTAAGCCTGTGAAGGGAAGGAAAATCAACTGGATGAAGGCTGCAATAATAGAATCGGACCTAGTGCTCACTGTAAGTCCATATTATGCCCAGGAACTTGTTTCCGGAGAGGATAGAGGTGTAGAATTGGACAATATAATTCGCAAAAATGGCATCTCTGGTATCGTGAATGGCATGGATAATCGGGAGTGGAGTCCAAAAACTGATAAATTCATAGATATGCACTTTGATACAACAACTGTAAGTGTTATCTTCCCTGTTATTAAACATGGTTTGCTCAATGATATGAAATTGTGGACCATATTTAGAAATTAGTAAGTCCTTATCAAATTGGCGTTCTTAGGTCATGGAAGCAAAATGCCTGCTGAAAGAGGCCCTTCAAGCAGAGGTTGGCTTACCTGTAGACAGGGATATCCCTCTGATAGGCTTTATTGGTAGGCTTGAAGAGCAGAAAGGTTCAGATATTCTTGTGGAAGCTATCCCAGAGTTCATTGACCAGGATGTTCAGATCATAATTCTTGTAAGTGCCTTGAATCGATCATTGCTGTGGTATTAATCCGTTTTACTAATACCGctaaaagataaaagttataTATGCTCATGGTTCTAACTTCTATCCCTTTTCTTCTTCCCCAGGGAACTGGCAAAAAGAGCATGGAGAAGCAAATTGAGGAACTAGAGGAAATTTATCCGGACAAGGCCAGAGGGATAGCAAAATTCAACGGTCCCTTGGCTCACAAGATTATTGCTGGATCTGACTTCATAGTGATACCAAGTAGATTTGAACCCTGTGGTCTAGTTCAGTTGCATTCTATGCCATATGGAACGGTATAGACTATTGgcctctttttctctatttcctTCTCATCCACTACACAACATTTTCTGACCCTTTAAACAATAAATGTTTTCCCCAGGTGCCAATAGTTTCTTCCACCGGTGGACTCGTTGACACCGTTAAAGAAGGGTTCACTGGATTCCACATGGGTGCATTCCACGTAGACGTaagtaaagtaaaaaaatagtcTTGTCTTGGTTTTTATCTGATAGATGAGCGAATCTGAAAGATTGTTACTGGGGTTTTTCTGTAGTGTGAAGCAGTTGATCCTGATGATGTGGAAAAGTTATCATCTACCGTAAAGAGAGCCCTTGAAACCTATGGTACCCCAGCCATGGAAAAGATTATCCGGAACTGCATGGCCCAAGACTTTTCATGGAAGGTAAGcatgtgtgaaaaaaaataaaaatggtacATCGCGTAAACGAAGGAGGCAAATTCTGTTTATCTTATATGATTGTGATGATTATGATACAGGGACCAGCCAAACAATGGGAAAAAGTGTTGTTGAGCCTAGACGTTGCTGGCAGTGAAGCTGGAATTGAAGGTGATGAGATTGCTCCTCTTGCAAAGGAAAACGTGGCCACTCCTTGAGCATCACCATTGAGATCCTTTTTCTTGATATGATCATGGACGAGAGTTAtctaatacatatatatatttgttcaaCCATTTCAAACGAAGGGGCGAAACTTCAATTTCAAGCAAAGTATCAAGCTAACTATCGTAAAGGTTTTTCATAAGCAAGGTCTTGCCGTCAAGGAAATTTGAAGTACCTGAGTTTTGTAAGTTTAAATTGCAGTATAAGGTGAATAAATGTCAATGTACctgagtttttattttctgatgTTATTGGCTTAGTCTCACTGCTCTTTATGTACATATTACAAATCAAATAATAGTACTATGTTTGCCATCAAGATTAACGTATTCACATGGATGTTGATTTCTTTGCAATGTATCTTTAGGATATCCCTAAGAATTTGATCATTAGTTTATAGGAATAATCATTCattttttcaactttaaaaaaaaaaattggatttaaGTTCTAATAACGAAAATATTACAAAGTACctaaaacaatttattaaatattttttaatgtttgatgACTATTGTTCATTACATTCAATAAATCTTAGTTGCTTAGGAGTCgaattacaatttaaatactttgaaatGTCTTTTGAAGAGTAACCCGTAACAGAATCATGGTCCAAAACAAACAATATATTGAAAAGACACTCATCGTTCCTAACATAACAATGCTGCCGGAGCGACTAACATAACAATGCTGTCGGAAGACTTGGGTGGAATCGGAACAATTATACAtgtaataaccaaaatattcctaacatttataatataataacataatttcaatcaaataatatattgtttactttgagtattttttttatacttcaaCCTATACTTAAAAGGTcatattaatacaaataaatatttataaatataaagcaATTTTATATAAAGTACTGACTTAACTTTTATACTCGTTTATACACTCATAATTTCTTTTGTATCTATTGACTTGAAAACTGAAAAATCTTCTTGCCGATGATTTCTTCTTAAAATTCTTCAACAAACTCATCGAATcccataattaaaatttgaagtgTCACAATTACTATCTTTTTACATATCTAATCTCTT is a window from the Vigna unguiculata cultivar IT97K-499-35 chromosome 7, ASM411807v1, whole genome shotgun sequence genome containing:
- the LOC114192393 gene encoding granule-bound starch synthase 1, chloroplastic/amyloplastic-like gives rise to the protein MATVSMASYAASKGAWSMETEVKSSVQVNLNRQDLKYDGLRSLDKVHVRSTHASKKRSSLYAKSGREKVSEKIECGMNLIFVGAEVAPWSKTGGLGDVLGGLPPALAGHGHRVMTVSPRYDQYKDAWDTSVTVEVKVADRIETVRFFHCYKRGVDRVFVDHPCFLAKVWGKTGSKLYGPRAGVDYEDNQLRFSLLCQAALEAPRVLNLNSNKYFSGPYGEDVIFIANDWHTALLPCYLKSMYQNRGIYRHAKVAFCIHNIAYQGRHAFEDFPLLNLPNEYRSAFDFTDGHLKPVKGRKINWMKAAIIESDLVLTVSPYYAQELVSGEDRGVELDNIIRKNGISGIVNGMDNREWSPKTDKFIDMHFDTTTVMEAKCLLKEALQAEVGLPVDRDIPLIGFIGRLEEQKGSDILVEAIPEFIDQDVQIIILGTGKKSMEKQIEELEEIYPDKARGIAKFNGPLAHKIIAGSDFIVIPSRFEPCGLVQLHSMPYGTVPIVSSTGGLVDTVKEGFTGFHMGAFHVDCEAVDPDDVEKLSSTVKRALETYGTPAMEKIIRNCMAQDFSWKGPAKQWEKVLLSLDVAGSEAGIEGDEIAPLAKENVATP